The genomic window AAGGCAGTTTAACTCTTCCTTATGGGCCGATTAAATCAAAAAAAATCGCTCTTTTCGTCTCTCCTGGTTCTTTGACTTCAGCCAAAGAGGCAGGGGCGGATATTGTAGGTTCGCAAGAATTGATTAATGAAATAAGCGAAAAAAAGAAAATAGAATTTGACATTGCCATAGCTGAGCCGGGAATAATGAAAGATTTAGCTAAAATCGCCCGTATATTAGGACCAAAAGGGTTAATGCCTTCTCCTAAAAATGGCACAATTACTACTGATTTCAAAAAAACAATAGAAACTTTTAAGAAAGGAAAAATCAATTTCAAAAACGATGACAGCGGAAATGTTCATGTGGCTATAG from Parcubacteria group bacterium ADurb.Bin159 includes these protein-coding regions:
- the rplA gene encoding 50S ribosomal protein L1, with the translated sequence MKKEKIKKEKTKNQIKPESKLFSLEEAIDFLKKNHKPKFDETIELHFHLGIDPKQTMQMVKGSLTLPYGPIKSKKIALFVSPGSLTSAKEAGADIVGSQELINEISEKKKIEFDIAIAEPGIMKDLAKIARILGPKGLMPSPKNGTITTDFKKTIETFKKGKINFKNDDSGNVHVAIGKMSWPKEHIIANGRVVIEMVQKARPPKVKGSYIKSITLCSTMGPGVKITS